One Nocardioidaceae bacterium SCSIO 66511 genomic window carries:
- a CDS encoding CoA ester lyase encodes MSESSPLRSRRSCLAVPGSNPRFLEKAKGLDTDQVFLDIEDAVAPLAKPDARKNIVAALNEGGWGEKVRVVRVNDWTTQWTYRDVIEVVEGAGANLDCIMLPKVQSPEQVKALDMLLSQIETEVGLEPGRIGIEAQIENAQGLINVDPIATASPRVETIIFGPADFMASINMKSLVVGEQPPGYDVGDAYHHILMSILMAARAHDLQAIDGPYLQVRDTEAFRKVAGRSAALGFDGKWCLHPDQVAAANEMFSPRQEDYDHAENILDAYEWCTSEAGGKTGAAMLGDEMIDEASRKMALVISAKGRAAGMERTDRWQPPAE; translated from the coding sequence ATGTCTGAGTCATCGCCCCTGCGCTCGCGTCGTTCCTGCCTGGCCGTACCCGGCTCGAACCCGCGGTTCCTGGAGAAGGCCAAGGGCCTCGACACCGACCAGGTGTTCCTCGACATCGAGGACGCCGTCGCGCCGCTCGCGAAGCCGGATGCCCGCAAGAACATCGTCGCGGCGCTGAACGAAGGCGGCTGGGGCGAGAAGGTCCGCGTCGTACGAGTCAACGACTGGACGACCCAGTGGACGTACCGCGATGTGATCGAGGTCGTCGAAGGGGCCGGCGCCAACTTGGACTGCATCATGCTGCCGAAGGTGCAGAGCCCCGAGCAGGTCAAGGCGCTCGACATGCTGCTCAGCCAGATCGAGACCGAGGTCGGGCTCGAGCCGGGCAGAATCGGCATCGAGGCTCAGATCGAGAACGCACAGGGTCTGATCAACGTCGATCCGATCGCGACCGCGAGCCCGCGTGTGGAGACCATCATCTTCGGCCCGGCCGACTTCATGGCGAGCATCAACATGAAGTCGCTCGTCGTCGGTGAGCAGCCGCCCGGGTACGACGTCGGCGACGCCTACCACCACATCTTGATGAGCATCCTGATGGCGGCTCGCGCGCATGACCTGCAGGCAATCGACGGCCCGTACCTGCAGGTTCGCGACACCGAGGCGTTCCGCAAGGTCGCGGGGAGGTCGGCCGCGCTCGGCTTCGACGGCAAGTGGTGCCTGCACCCCGACCAGGTCGCGGCTGCCAACGAGATGTTCAGCCCCCGCCAGGAGGACTACGACCACGCCGAGAACATCCTCGACGCGTACGAGTGGTGCACCTCCGAAGCGGGCGGCAAGACCGGTGCCGCGATGCTCGGCGACGAGATGATCGACGAGGCGTCGCGCAAGATGGCACTTGTGATCTCCGCCAAGGGCCGTGCGGCCGGTATGGAACGTACGGACCGCTGGCAGCCGCCGGCGGAATAG
- a CDS encoding DUF1003 domain-containing protein gives MASSERRLRLDQPVDTRRVRRPDYDPETFGRFAETFARFMGTARFIGYMTVFIAVWIVWNVPWGPDRPRWDEYPFIFLTLMLSLQASYAAPLILLAQNRQEGRDRVTQEQDRTANTRAHADMEFLAREVASLRQGLGEVATRDFLRSELRALAGELDARSDRNTGRTDGVSDPERG, from the coding sequence ATGGCATCTAGCGAGCGGCGGCTGCGCCTTGACCAGCCGGTCGACACTCGGCGCGTACGCCGGCCGGACTACGATCCCGAGACCTTCGGTCGGTTCGCCGAGACCTTCGCGCGCTTCATGGGCACGGCCCGGTTCATCGGCTACATGACGGTGTTCATCGCCGTCTGGATCGTCTGGAACGTTCCGTGGGGCCCTGACCGGCCACGGTGGGACGAGTACCCGTTCATCTTCTTGACCTTGATGCTCTCGCTACAGGCCTCGTACGCCGCACCGCTCATCCTGCTCGCCCAGAACCGGCAGGAAGGTCGAGACCGGGTCACCCAAGAGCAGGACCGCACGGCGAACACCCGCGCGCACGCCGATATGGAGTTCCTCGCGCGCGAGGTCGCGAGCCTGCGCCAGGGCCTCGGCGAGGTGGCGACCCGCGATTTCCTGCGTTCGGAGCTACGGGCCCTGGCCGGCGAGCTCGATGCGCGCTCCGATCGAAACACCGGGCGTACCGACGGCGTATCCGACCCGGAGCGGGGGTGA
- a CDS encoding DMT family transporter, which translates to MNVVLALIGLCGVSASGPLMAGANAPALAISFWRNAMASALLLPVAATVRRRELRELTSSDLRAIVFAGAMLAGHFATWVTSLKMTSVASATALVCLQVGWIVFFERLRGTPADGGVVVGLLLAVGGVVVVSGVDLSLSTRALVGDLLALLGGAFAALYTMTGAAVRRRVSTISYTALCYTTCAAVLLVFATASGQELIGFDARTWAAIVGVMVAAQLLGHSLFNHLLAVMSPTLVSLILLLEVPGAALLAGVFLGQAPGFGVYVGLCLILAGLAVVVTRRPPDADSVPVGPAD; encoded by the coding sequence GTGAACGTTGTGCTCGCGCTGATCGGCCTCTGCGGAGTCTCGGCGTCCGGTCCGCTGATGGCCGGTGCGAATGCGCCCGCACTTGCGATCTCGTTCTGGCGCAATGCGATGGCGTCGGCCCTGCTCCTTCCCGTCGCTGCAACGGTACGCAGGCGCGAGCTGCGAGAGCTCACGTCGAGCGACCTCCGCGCGATCGTCTTCGCCGGAGCGATGCTCGCCGGTCACTTCGCCACCTGGGTGACCTCGCTCAAGATGACGTCGGTGGCATCGGCGACGGCGTTGGTGTGTCTGCAGGTCGGCTGGATCGTCTTCTTCGAGCGTCTTCGCGGTACGCCGGCCGACGGGGGTGTTGTCGTTGGCCTGCTGCTCGCGGTGGGCGGTGTCGTGGTCGTATCGGGCGTCGACCTGAGCCTGTCCACGCGGGCGCTCGTCGGCGACCTGCTCGCCCTCTTGGGCGGTGCGTTCGCGGCGCTGTACACGATGACGGGCGCGGCCGTGCGTCGGCGCGTGAGCACCATCTCGTACACGGCGCTCTGCTACACCACCTGCGCAGCGGTCCTGTTGGTCTTCGCGACGGCGAGCGGGCAGGAGCTGATCGGGTTCGATGCGCGTACGTGGGCGGCGATCGTCGGCGTGATGGTCGCGGCGCAGCTGCTCGGGCACTCCTTGTTCAACCATCTGCTCGCCGTGATGAGCCCGACCCTCGTATCGCTGATCCTGCTGCTCGAGGTGCCCGGGGCGGCGTTGCTCGCCGGGGTGTTCCTCGGGCAAGCACCCGGTTTCGGGGTGTACGTGGGCCTCTGCCTGATTCTCGCCGGGCTTGCGGTGGTCGTGACCCGCCGGCCGCCCGATGCCGACTCGGTGCCCGTCGGACCCGCCGACTGA
- a CDS encoding acyl-CoA dehydrogenase family protein, protein MGRLVSTDGLTDVQEEILKTVRTFVDNEILPVATELEHRDEYPTEIVEGLKELGLFGLTIPEEYGGLGESLLTYALVVEEIARGWMSVSGVINTHFIVAYMLMQHGTPEQKQKYLPRMATGEVRGAFSMSEPGLGSDVSAIKTKATKTDDGGYEITGQKMWLTNGGSANLVALLVRTDLDDENRSKPHQNMSTFLVEKESGFGETAQGITVPGKLEKMGYKGVDTTELILDKHRIDADQILGGEPGRGFYQMMDGVEVGRVNVAARGVGVANRAFELGVAYAQERETFGKKIAEHQAVLFRIAEMGTKVEAAHAMVVGAARKKDSGERNDLEAGMAKYLASEYCAEVVEDSFRIHGGYGFSKEYEIERLYREAPMLLIGEGTADIQRMIIGRRLLEEYKTS, encoded by the coding sequence ATGGGTCGCCTTGTGTCCACTGACGGTCTCACCGATGTCCAGGAAGAGATCCTCAAGACCGTCCGTACGTTCGTCGACAACGAGATCCTTCCGGTAGCAACCGAACTCGAGCATCGCGACGAGTACCCAACCGAGATTGTCGAGGGCCTCAAGGAGCTCGGCCTGTTCGGGCTGACCATCCCCGAGGAGTACGGCGGTCTCGGCGAGTCGCTGCTGACGTACGCGCTCGTGGTCGAGGAGATCGCGCGCGGCTGGATGAGCGTCTCGGGCGTCATCAACACCCACTTCATCGTCGCGTACATGCTGATGCAGCACGGCACACCGGAACAGAAGCAGAAGTACCTGCCCAGGATGGCCACCGGCGAGGTACGCGGCGCATTCTCGATGTCGGAGCCCGGTCTCGGCTCCGACGTCTCGGCGATCAAGACCAAGGCGACTAAAACCGATGACGGCGGGTACGAGATCACCGGCCAGAAGATGTGGCTGACCAACGGCGGCTCCGCCAACCTCGTCGCGCTGCTGGTACGCACCGACCTCGACGACGAGAACAGGTCGAAGCCGCACCAGAACATGTCCACCTTCCTGGTCGAGAAGGAGTCGGGCTTCGGCGAGACCGCGCAAGGCATCACCGTGCCCGGCAAGCTGGAGAAGATGGGCTACAAGGGCGTCGACACGACCGAGCTCATCCTCGACAAGCACCGGATCGACGCCGACCAGATCCTCGGCGGTGAGCCCGGCCGCGGCTTCTACCAGATGATGGACGGCGTCGAGGTCGGTCGCGTCAATGTCGCTGCTCGTGGCGTCGGCGTCGCCAACCGCGCGTTCGAGCTCGGCGTCGCGTACGCCCAGGAGCGGGAGACGTTCGGCAAGAAGATCGCCGAACACCAGGCCGTGCTCTTCCGCATCGCCGAGATGGGTACGAAGGTCGAGGCGGCGCATGCAATGGTCGTCGGCGCCGCACGGAAGAAGGACTCCGGCGAGCGCAACGATCTCGAGGCCGGCATGGCGAAGTACCTCGCGAGCGAGTACTGCGCCGAGGTCGTCGAGGATTCCTTCCGAATCCACGGCGGCTACGGATTCTCCAAGGAGTACGAGATCGAGCGGCTATACCGAGAGGCGCCGATGTTGCTGATCGGCGAAGGCACGGCCGACATCCAGCGGATGATCATCGGTCGCCGCCTGCTGGAGGAGTACAAGACCAGCTGA
- a CDS encoding DUF2332 domain-containing protein yields the protein MTRPAGSARMTGDRGRARSGDLAADFRWQAEACAKIGSPMYAQLLGRIADDIEAHGVTAKVLAGHEYDPGPSALALRLAGGLHRLVLAGEAEELAAYYPTVGGTWNLTGAWPHVRELLRDRGEDLSTMLDQPPQTNEVGRSAALLGGLLRIADRLMLPIRLFEIGASAGLNLRADRFRYTFPRFDPNVADPGTAAWGPEGSTLQLDDVWRGPLPPLDAPLDIVERVGADIAPLDPTTLDGRIAVESYVWPDMPERVARVRGALAVARAVPATMLECDAVTTLHNLELTPGTTTVLWHSVMWQYLEAADREACEERIAELGAQGTPQMPFAHLALEPARRTPDSPHEFLVALTTWPWGERTIIGSAAPHGIPTIWEAT from the coding sequence TTGACGCGCCCGGCCGGCAGCGCGCGGATGACAGGAGACCGCGGGCGTGCTAGATCCGGTGATCTGGCCGCCGACTTCCGCTGGCAGGCCGAGGCATGCGCGAAGATCGGCTCGCCGATGTACGCCCAGTTGCTCGGTCGAATTGCCGACGACATCGAGGCGCACGGCGTCACGGCCAAGGTGCTCGCCGGTCATGAGTACGACCCCGGTCCGAGCGCGTTGGCACTTCGGTTGGCCGGTGGTCTGCACCGCCTCGTGCTCGCCGGCGAGGCCGAGGAGCTGGCGGCGTACTACCCGACGGTCGGTGGTACCTGGAACCTCACAGGCGCCTGGCCGCACGTACGCGAGCTGCTCCGCGATCGGGGCGAGGATCTCTCGACCATGCTCGACCAGCCACCGCAGACCAACGAGGTCGGGCGCTCCGCGGCATTGCTGGGTGGTTTGCTGCGCATCGCCGACCGGCTGATGCTGCCCATCCGACTCTTCGAGATCGGTGCGTCGGCCGGGTTGAACCTGCGCGCCGACCGATTCCGCTACACCTTTCCGCGATTCGACCCCAATGTCGCCGACCCCGGCACCGCGGCATGGGGTCCGGAGGGGAGCACTCTGCAGCTCGATGACGTCTGGCGCGGACCGCTGCCGCCACTCGATGCGCCGCTCGACATCGTGGAGCGGGTCGGCGCCGATATCGCACCACTCGATCCGACCACCCTCGACGGCCGGATCGCCGTCGAGTCATACGTATGGCCCGATATGCCGGAGCGGGTCGCGCGGGTACGCGGTGCTCTCGCGGTCGCCCGAGCCGTGCCCGCGACGATGCTCGAATGCGATGCGGTGACTACATTGCACAACCTCGAGCTGACACCGGGCACGACGACGGTGCTGTGGCATTCGGTGATGTGGCAGTACCTCGAGGCGGCCGATCGCGAGGCCTGTGAGGAGCGGATCGCAGAGCTCGGCGCGCAAGGCACGCCGCAGATGCCGTTCGCCCATCTGGCGTTGGAGCCTGCGCGCCGTACGCCGGACTCGCCGCACGAGTTCCTCGTCGCGCTCACCACCTGGCCGTGGGGTGAGCGCACCATCATCGGTTCGGCGGCTCCGCACGGGATACCCACGATCTGGGAGGCGACGTGA
- a CDS encoding Mrp/NBP35 family ATP-binding protein: protein MAAITEAAVRETLASVNDPEIKRPITELGMVDEVNVDGGTVTVRVLLTVAGCPMKATITNDVTEALTRLDGVDDVQVDLGVMSEEQRKGLQETLRGGKSEREIPFARPDSLTKIYAIASGKGGVGKSSVTVNLALAMAEQGLKVGIVDADIYGHSVPDMLGVGDQRPTQVEDMIMPVPVHGLKVISIGMLKPRKDQVVAWRGPMLDRALVQMLSDVYWGDLDALLLDLPPGTGDVAISLGQHLANAEVIVVTTPQQAAASVAERAGTMASMMHQRVVGVVENMSYLEHPSNPGERIDVFGSGGAETVASTLSERFGYDVPVLAHVPLDPRLREGGDNGKPIVLTEPDSTAARELTDVAKGLSGRSRGLAGMQLGLSPASSL from the coding sequence ATGGCAGCAATCACCGAGGCTGCGGTACGCGAGACACTCGCGTCCGTCAACGATCCCGAGATCAAGCGACCGATCACCGAGCTCGGCATGGTCGACGAGGTGAACGTCGACGGCGGCACCGTGACCGTACGTGTGCTGCTCACCGTGGCGGGATGTCCGATGAAGGCGACGATCACCAACGACGTGACCGAGGCCCTGACTCGGCTCGACGGCGTCGACGACGTACAAGTCGACCTCGGGGTGATGTCGGAGGAGCAGCGCAAGGGACTCCAGGAGACGCTGCGCGGCGGCAAGTCCGAGCGCGAGATCCCGTTCGCGCGTCCCGACTCCCTCACCAAGATCTATGCGATCGCATCCGGTAAGGGCGGTGTCGGCAAGTCCTCGGTGACCGTCAACCTCGCACTCGCGATGGCCGAACAGGGTCTCAAGGTCGGCATCGTCGACGCCGACATCTACGGCCATTCCGTCCCCGACATGCTCGGTGTCGGTGACCAGCGTCCGACGCAGGTCGAAGACATGATCATGCCCGTGCCCGTGCACGGCCTGAAGGTCATCAGCATCGGCATGCTCAAACCGCGTAAGGATCAGGTCGTCGCTTGGCGCGGCCCGATGCTCGACCGCGCACTCGTACAGATGCTGAGCGATGTGTACTGGGGCGACCTCGATGCCCTGCTGCTCGACCTGCCCCCGGGCACCGGTGACGTGGCGATCAGCCTCGGCCAGCACCTCGCGAACGCCGAGGTCATCGTCGTCACCACCCCGCAGCAGGCCGCGGCTTCGGTCGCCGAACGCGCAGGCACGATGGCATCGATGATGCATCAGCGTGTCGTCGGCGTCGTCGAGAACATGTCGTACCTCGAGCACCCGAGCAACCCCGGCGAGCGCATCGACGTGTTCGGCAGCGGCGGCGCAGAGACCGTCGCGTCGACGCTCAGTGAGCGTTTCGGCTACGACGTTCCGGTGCTCGCACATGTGCCCCTCGACCCCCGACTTCGCGAGGGCGGCGACAACGGGAAGCCGATCGTACTCACCGAGCCCGATTCGACCGCCGCTCGCGAACTCACCGACGTCGCGAAGGGTCTCAGCGGGCGTTCCCGCGGGCTCGCCGGAATGCAACTGGGCCTCTCTCCGGCCAGCAGCCTCTGA
- a CDS encoding CBS domain-containing protein, translating to MTTPTGTTATTRIFLARLVGQAVYDPSGDQVGKVRDVVVTIRPTNPRVLGLVVEVLGRRRIFLPMTRVTSLDGGQVISTGVLNVRRFEQRASERLVVGELFDRTVTIKSTEITGTVYDLAMEQLRGGDWFLSQVAVRERGRRFGRRGSSQVADWDDVVGLTAERAPQGATHLLETMDSMRPADLANALHDLTSKRRSEIATELGDERLADVLEELPEADQVEILGALDPERAADVLEEMSPDDAADLVAELPDQIAERLLTLMEPGDAEDVRRLLTYEERTAGAMMTTEPVIVSTDATLAEALARVREPELSPSLAAMVYVCRAPLETPTGKFLGVAHIQALLRDPPSTLVSAIADNDIEWPRPESSLEDVARLLAAYNMIACPVVDDASHLLGVVTVDDLLDHLLPKGWRDRRTGDGAAPAAERFEADGI from the coding sequence GTGACGACGCCAACCGGGACCACCGCGACGACCCGGATCTTCCTCGCCAGGCTCGTCGGCCAGGCGGTGTACGACCCATCCGGCGACCAGGTCGGCAAGGTGCGCGATGTCGTCGTGACCATCCGGCCGACGAATCCCCGGGTGCTCGGGCTCGTGGTCGAGGTTCTCGGGCGCCGACGGATCTTCCTGCCAATGACCCGGGTGACGTCACTCGACGGCGGGCAGGTCATCTCGACCGGAGTACTGAACGTACGCCGGTTCGAGCAGCGCGCCAGTGAACGTCTGGTCGTCGGCGAACTCTTCGACCGCACCGTCACGATCAAGTCGACCGAGATCACCGGAACGGTCTACGACCTCGCGATGGAGCAGCTTCGCGGAGGCGACTGGTTCCTGAGCCAGGTGGCGGTACGCGAGCGGGGCCGGCGGTTCGGTCGGCGCGGTTCCAGCCAGGTGGCCGACTGGGACGACGTCGTCGGCCTGACCGCAGAGCGGGCGCCGCAGGGAGCGACGCATCTGCTCGAGACGATGGACTCGATGCGTCCGGCCGACCTCGCCAACGCGTTGCACGACCTGACGTCCAAGCGGCGCTCCGAGATCGCTACCGAGCTTGGCGACGAGCGGCTGGCCGATGTCCTGGAGGAGTTGCCCGAGGCAGACCAGGTCGAGATCCTCGGCGCGCTCGACCCCGAACGCGCGGCGGACGTACTCGAGGAGATGTCGCCGGATGACGCCGCGGACCTCGTCGCGGAGCTGCCGGACCAGATCGCCGAGCGACTCCTCACCCTGATGGAGCCCGGTGACGCCGAGGACGTACGTCGGTTGCTGACGTACGAGGAGCGGACCGCCGGCGCGATGATGACCACCGAGCCGGTGATCGTGTCGACGGATGCGACTCTCGCCGAGGCACTCGCGCGCGTACGTGAGCCGGAGCTGAGCCCCTCGCTCGCGGCGATGGTTTACGTGTGCCGGGCGCCGCTCGAGACACCGACCGGCAAGTTCCTCGGCGTGGCGCACATCCAGGCGCTGTTACGTGACCCACCGTCGACGTTGGTGAGCGCGATCGCCGACAACGACATCGAATGGCCGCGACCCGAGTCTTCCCTCGAGGACGTCGCCCGGCTACTGGCCGCGTACAACATGATCGCGTGCCCGGTGGTCGATGACGCGTCCCATCTGCTCGGCGTCGTCACGGTCGACGACCTACTCGACCATCTCCTGCCCAAGGGGTGGCGAGACCGGCGTACCGGTGACGGTGCGGCACCTGCCGCGGAGAGGTTCGAGGCCGATGGCATCTAG
- a CDS encoding sec-independent translocase — protein MFDIGPAEILVVAIVAIVVFGPDKLPQFARQAGRFLRTARRMMDDAKSDLAAEMGDDFDGLKDLNLRELDPREIVRRNVIEAMDSDDDDPDPGPEAPRKRRGHRPLGIGERPPYDSEAT, from the coding sequence ATGTTCGATATCGGACCTGCGGAGATCCTGGTCGTCGCCATCGTCGCCATCGTGGTGTTCGGCCCGGACAAACTGCCGCAGTTCGCACGGCAGGCGGGCCGGTTCCTGCGTACGGCGAGACGCATGATGGACGACGCCAAATCCGATCTGGCCGCCGAGATGGGCGACGACTTCGACGGCCTCAAGGATCTCAACCTGCGCGAGCTCGATCCGCGCGAGATCGTCCGCCGCAACGTGATCGAGGCGATGGACTCAGACGACGACGATCCCGATCCCGGGCCCGAGGCACCGCGCAAACGCCGTGGTCATCGGCCACTCGGCATCGGTGAGCGCCCGCCGTACGACTCCGAGGCCACGTAG